A window of the Gossypium hirsutum isolate 1008001.06 chromosome A05, Gossypium_hirsutum_v2.1, whole genome shotgun sequence genome harbors these coding sequences:
- the LOC107914002 gene encoding sphingosine kinase 1 isoform X2: MPIGMVPAGTGNGMVKSLLDSAGEICSPSNAILAVIRGHTRSLDVATISQGKTRFFSVLMLAWGLIADIDIESEKYRWMGSARIDFYALQRITYLRHYNGRVSFVPAPGFEEYGEQTIYSGEPSCETRTSQQESLNTQQPGYLGSDVKLENMHWRTISGPFVSIWLHNVPWGSEDVLAAPNAMFSDGYLDLIIVKDIPKLSLLSLLSKMNDGSHVHCPHVMYLKVKAFVLEPGARIDDPMKEGIIDSDGELLARGNVTYKGNVKCSMAYDKLQITVDQGLATLFAPV; encoded by the exons GGTGAAGTCTTTGCTGGATTCAGCTGGTGAAATATGTAGCCCATCTAATGCCATTCTTGCTGTTATCAGAG GGCATACACGTTCGTTGGATGTAGCTACTATCTCGCAAGGGAAAACTAGATTTTTTAGTGTCTTGATGCTTGCATGGG GTCTGATAGCAGACATTGACATCGAATCTGAAAAGTATAGATGGATGGGGAGTGCTCGTATTGATTTCTAT GCTCTTCAACGTATAACATATTTAAGGCATTACAATGGACGTGTTTCTTTTGTGCCTGCTCCTGGCTTTGAAGAGTATGGCGAGCAAACCATTTATTCTGGTGAACCTTCCTGTGAAACACGCACAAGTCAACAAGAGTCCCTTAACACTCAACAGCCTGGGTACCTTGGATCCGATGTTAAGTTGGAGAACATGCATTGGAGGACTATTAGCGGACCATTTGTTTCAATCTGGCTTCATAATGTACCGTGGGGAAGTGAAGATGTCCTGGCTGCACCCAATGCAATG TTCTCGGACGGTTATTTGGACTTGATTATCGTAAAGGACATCCCGAAATTATCCTTGCTGTCATTACTATCAAAAATGAATGATGGGAGTCATGTCCATTGTCCACACGTTATGTACCTTAAG GTGAAGGCATTTGTGTTGGAGCCTGGTGCTCGAATCGATGATCCAATGAAGGAAGGGATCATCGACTCAGATGGTGAGCTTCTTGCCAGGGGAAATGTAACATACAAGGGTAATGTAAAGTGCTCTATGGCGTACGATAAGCTTCAAATAACCGTGGATCAAGGTTTAGCTACTTTGTTTGCACCTGTATAG